The sequence GGTACGCCCCTCAGCCCGCCTACCGCGCCCCGCGCTGAAGTGTTTGCGTTCGTGGAAAAAGAGCTGAAAGAAAGCGTCGACCAACTGCCCAACCTGAGCAAGGCCCTGATTGGCCGACTCACCAAAGCCGCTGGGTATTCGATTCTGGCCGAGCTGTATTTGAACGCACAGGTCTGGAGTGGCACGGCCCGCTGGGATGATTGCATCGCTGCCTGCGACAAGATCATCTCGGGTTCAACGGGTGGTCTCAACGGCGCACCCGCCCTCGACGCCAACCTGACCAGCACGTTCAACAACACGAACGACAACTCACGCGAGGCGCTGTTTCAGCTGACTTACGACTTCCAGACGACGCCCACGCGTTGCGGCTGGAACAGTGACTTCTACCACTTCCAGCAGCGGTTGATTTACAACGGCGATGCCAACGGCAACAACGGCGTGGTGGTGATTCCGAGCGCTTACGACGCGTATAACGACAAGGATCTGCGTAAATCGACGTGGTTCCTGATCGGGCCGCAGTTCCAGGCGGCTAACCCTACGCAGCCGGTACTGGGAACGGAAGAATACCGCGACAAGCAACTGGTGTTTGTGAAGGAAATTCGCCGGGCCAGCGAGGGTAAAACCTCGTCGACGATGATCGATGGTGAAGAAAACAGCGGTGCCCGGTTCAACAAGTACCGGCCCGGTCAGCAGACCGAAGCCAAGTACTGGAGCAACGACTGGATCATCTACCGCCTCACCGACATCTATTTCTACAAGGCGGAGGCCCTGATGCGCAAGAATGGCAACGTAGCCACGCCGGAAGCCCTGCAACTGGTGAACGCCGTTCGGCAGCGGGCCTTTGCCACCGCCGACTACGTACCCTACACGGCGGCGACGCTGACCTTGCCCGAGTTGCTGGCCGAGCGCGGCCGCGAATTTGTCTTCGAAGGCAAACGCCGCACGGACATGATTCGCTTCGGTGCGTTCACGACCAACAGCTGGTGGGATCACCAGCCCAGCAACGACCCGAACAAGAACCTGTTCCCGATTCCGCAACGGCAGTTGGCCGCCAACCCCAACCTGAAGCAAAACCCAGGTTATCCGGCGCAGTAAACGAGTTTACCGGTTAGAGTTAACGGTTTAAGGTTGGTTGGCGCAGATTACGGATGCGTTAGCCAACCTTAAACTTTAAACGCCAAACCCAAACTTCTCTATGAAATATGATACCCCAGCTCGTGCTTGATTTCCTTTAGAACGAAGGTGCTGTTGAGCACGCCGATATTCTCGATTTCGGAGAGTTTATACTTCACGAAATCGTGGTAGGCGGGCAGGCTGGGTACGTGAATTTTGAGCAGAAAATCGACCTGCCCGGCCATGTGGTAACACTCCTGTACTTCGTGCAACTTCTGCACCTCCTCCTCAAATTTTTCGATGAACGCCTTATCGTGGTACCGCATCGACACCTGGCAGAACGTGGTAATGGGCTGCCCCAGCATGGCTTTGTCGAGCACGGCCACGTATCCCTTGATGATGCCCAGGTTTTCGAGCCGTTTGATGCGTTCGTAAACAGGCGACAGCGTCAGTCCCAACTGGGTAGCTAATTCTTTTGTTGTCAGCTTGGCGTCCTCTTGGAGGAGACGTAACAAGGTGCGATCGATCTGGTCTAACTGGTCCATTCCAAAAAATTTTCTGTGGTCAAAGAGCCTGTTGTTTATCTGCCGTGATATTGTTGGCTA comes from Fibrella aestuarina BUZ 2 and encodes:
- a CDS encoding RagB/SusD family nutrient uptake outer membrane protein, encoding MKRSHKALLISGITLTLTGLSGCTDLSETLYSQINANQYYNNRQEVLAAVLRPYTHANAWIAPTAQNSYWRLNELTADQLAWPQKGRHGYDDAQWIRLHGHTWAFTENNIWDPWSLLFTGVGFCNSVLGDFNRLNFAQIGVSDTDKAAFTAELRVFRALHYMKLMDLYGNVPIVTTVGTPLSPPTAPRAEVFAFVEKELKESVDQLPNLSKALIGRLTKAAGYSILAELYLNAQVWSGTARWDDCIAACDKIISGSTGGLNGAPALDANLTSTFNNTNDNSREALFQLTYDFQTTPTRCGWNSDFYHFQQRLIYNGDANGNNGVVVIPSAYDAYNDKDLRKSTWFLIGPQFQAANPTQPVLGTEEYRDKQLVFVKEIRRASEGKTSSTMIDGEENSGARFNKYRPGQQTEAKYWSNDWIIYRLTDIYFYKAEALMRKNGNVATPEALQLVNAVRQRAFATADYVPYTAATLTLPELLAERGREFVFEGKRRTDMIRFGAFTTNSWWDHQPSNDPNKNLFPIPQRQLAANPNLKQNPGYPAQ
- a CDS encoding Lrp/AsnC family transcriptional regulator produces the protein MDQLDQIDRTLLRLLQEDAKLTTKELATQLGLTLSPVYERIKRLENLGIIKGYVAVLDKAMLGQPITTFCQVSMRYHDKAFIEKFEEEVQKLHEVQECYHMAGQVDFLLKIHVPSLPAYHDFVKYKLSEIENIGVLNSTFVLKEIKHELGYHIS